A single Clostridia bacterium DNA region contains:
- a CDS encoding class I SAM-dependent DNA methyltransferase: MGQNNDGVLNFASTLWAAADRLRNNMEPSEYKHIVLGLIFLKYISDAFKYRREELERLVKDPENEEYYCETEEEVQLVLEDKDEYIAANVFYVPKQARYEYIMANARRSDIGKLIDDAMDLIEKENPKQLRGVLPKVYTKAPLDPHTLGEIVNLIGSINFGKNEELDVLGRVYEYFLSEFARKEGKRGGEFFTPSSVVKLLVEMIQPLHGRVFDPCCGS, from the coding sequence ATGGGTCAGAATAACGATGGAGTGTTAAACTTTGCTTCAACCCTTTGGGCAGCAGCCGATAGGTTGCGAAATAATATGGAACCATCAGAGTATAAACATATCGTTCTTGGTCTTATATTTTTGAAATACATTTCAGATGCGTTCAAATATCGTAGGGAAGAGTTAGAGCGGTTAGTAAAAGACCCTGAAAACGAGGAATATTATTGCGAAACTGAAGAGGAAGTGCAACTTGTATTGGAAGATAAAGATGAGTACATAGCTGCGAATGTATTCTATGTGCCCAAGCAAGCACGATACGAATACATAATGGCAAATGCTCGGCGAAGCGATATAGGAAAACTTATTGATGACGCTATGGATTTGATTGAGAAAGAGAATCCGAAGCAGCTACGAGGTGTTCTTCCTAAGGTATACACCAAAGCGCCGTTAGATCCGCACACTCTTGGCGAAATTGTCAATTTGATTGGCAGCATTAATTTTGGTAAAAATGAGGAACTGGATGTTTTAGGGAGAGTTTATGAGTATTTTCTTTCCGAATTTGCCAGAAAAGAGGGCAAGAGAGGTGGCGAGTTCTTCACGCCCTCAAGTGTTGTCAAACTTCTTGTTGAAATGATTCAGCCTCTTCATGGCAGGGTTTTTGACCCATGCTGCGGTTC